Below is a genomic region from Candidatus Thermoplasmatota archaeon.
TGTACGCGCATCTGGCGCGGCGCCGACCGCTCGACACCGTGGCGGGCAAGGTCGCGCTGTACCGGCGCACGTGGGTCAAGCGCGTGATCGACCAGCAGAACCACACGATGGCCGTGCAGGCGATCCGCAACCTGCTCATGACCTCGAGCTTCATGGCCTCGTCGGCGCTGCTTGTGATGGCCGTCATCCTGCAGTTCCGCTTCTCGCAGCGTCCCGAGCCCATGCTGCAGCTGCAGATGGACATCCTCGTGGGCCTCTTTGCCTTCGCGTTCCTCTCGTTCCTGTTCGGCATCCGCTACCTGAACCAGCTCACCGTGCTCATCGGCGCCGATCCGGACCTCATCAGCCACGTCGAGCCCGTGGACGCGGTCACGTATCTCTCGAACCTTCTCAACCGCGCCAACAACCGCTTCACGTACGGGCAGCGCGCGTTCTATTTCTCCGTGCCCGTCATCGCGTGGACGTTCTCGCCCGTGTGGATGATCGTGGTCGAGGTGGGCCTTGGCCTCTACCTTCTGGGCTTCGTCGACTTCCGCAAGTGGCGCCACCCGCTCGACGAGCAGCAGCAGACGAAGGAGCGCGAGACCCGCGCGGCCGCGGCTGCCGCCGCTGCGAAGGGGCCCACGCAGAGCGGGAGATGATTGCGTCCCGACGGCACTTTGCCCATGCGCCCGTAGCCGAGCGGATAAGG
It encodes:
- a CDS encoding DUF599 domain-containing protein — translated: MVLENLSPLDWVALGLFLVLSLGYHALYAHLARRRPLDTVAGKVALYRRTWVKRVIDQQNHTMAVQAIRNLLMTSSFMASSALLVMAVILQFRFSQRPEPMLQLQMDILVGLFAFAFLSFLFGIRYLNQLTVLIGADPDLISHVEPVDAVTYLSNLLNRANNRFTYGQRAFYFSVPVIAWTFSPVWMIVVEVGLGLYLLGFVDFRKWRHPLDEQQQTKERETRAAAAAAAAKGPTQSGR